One Candidatus Rokuibacteriota bacterium genomic region harbors:
- a CDS encoding serine protease, with the protein MDAAAELVKRLLPSVVHIHTEVADAHPSAAILGTERMGSGTVVDPSGLILTVNYVVMGAEKIQVALGQGRRLKAEVVAQDFEVGLALLRVKRQGLTPVRFASSESVERGTPVFVIASTGAHERRVAGGLVTYLGEFEAYWEYLLDRGIVSSAVNPGFGGGPLFTLTGALVGVVYLNLNEIIRNSLAIPIECYRESEADFLRYGKLVRRPKRAWLGVFAHPLEEGVVVAGLVPNGPGERSGLREGDVIVSLNSQEVPTRKDLYLSLWRHGPGERITLEILRDSALKRIDVTSGDRADFYRQL; encoded by the coding sequence GTGGACGCCGCGGCTGAGCTGGTGAAGCGCCTGCTCCCTTCGGTGGTCCACATCCACACCGAGGTGGCCGACGCGCACCCGTCGGCTGCCATCCTCGGCACCGAGCGGATGGGTTCGGGGACCGTCGTCGATCCGAGCGGGCTGATCCTCACCGTCAACTACGTCGTGATGGGAGCCGAGAAGATCCAGGTCGCGCTGGGCCAGGGCCGGCGCCTCAAGGCCGAGGTCGTCGCCCAGGACTTCGAGGTGGGGTTGGCTCTGCTCCGGGTGAAACGCCAGGGCCTGACACCGGTCCGGTTCGCCTCGTCCGAGTCGGTCGAGCGCGGCACACCCGTGTTCGTGATCGCTTCGACGGGCGCGCACGAGCGCCGGGTCGCCGGAGGCCTGGTGACGTACCTGGGGGAGTTCGAGGCGTACTGGGAGTACCTCCTGGACCGCGGCATCGTCTCGAGCGCCGTCAACCCGGGCTTCGGGGGCGGCCCGCTCTTCACGCTGACGGGCGCGCTTGTCGGGGTGGTGTACCTCAACCTGAACGAGATCATCCGGAACTCCCTGGCGATTCCGATCGAGTGCTACCGGGAGAGCGAGGCGGATTTCCTGCGGTACGGCAAGCTGGTGAGGCGCCCGAAGCGCGCCTGGCTCGGCGTCTTCGCGCATCCGCTCGAGGAGGGCGTGGTGGTCGCCGGGCTTGTGCCGAACGGCCCCGGGGAGCGGTCCGGTCTCAGGGAAGGTGACGTGATCGTCTCGCTGAACTCGCAAGAGGTCCCGACACGTAAGGACCTCTACCTCTCGTTGTGGCGGCACGGCCCCGGCGAGCGGATCACCCTGGAGATCCTGCGCGACAGCGCGCTCAAGCGCATCGACGTCACCAGCGGAGACCGCGCCGATTTCTATCGGCAGCTCTGA
- a CDS encoding galactose oxidase, producing MPTPRTEVAAAALGGKIYVIGGFSVGGDLVEVYDPATERWESRSPLPEPLHHTTATAVSGRLYVIGGYSAGWNPLNVVFEYDPATNRWRKRSPMPTARGALGVGELDGKIYAVGGVARNGRTNSAANEVYDPVSDRWASRAPLPTPRDHLAVVALEKRLYAIGGRVGGSYARNLADTEVYDPGADRWEPRRRMPTARSGIAGVALGSRLFVFGGEDPAGTFSQAEAYEPATDRWIALAPMPTARHGLGAAVVGAVIYVIGGGPRPGGSFSAVNEALTP from the coding sequence ATGCCGACTCCGCGGACCGAGGTCGCCGCGGCGGCCCTGGGCGGGAAGATCTACGTGATCGGGGGGTTTTCCGTGGGCGGCGATCTCGTGGAGGTGTACGACCCCGCGACGGAGCGCTGGGAGAGCCGCTCGCCGCTGCCCGAACCCCTCCACCACACCACGGCCACCGCGGTGAGCGGCCGGCTCTACGTCATCGGTGGGTACTCGGCCGGCTGGAATCCGCTGAACGTGGTCTTCGAATACGATCCCGCGACCAACCGCTGGCGCAAGCGCTCTCCGATGCCGACGGCCCGGGGCGCGCTCGGGGTGGGGGAGCTCGACGGGAAGATCTATGCCGTCGGTGGTGTGGCCCGGAACGGTCGCACCAACTCCGCGGCGAACGAGGTCTACGATCCGGTCTCCGATCGGTGGGCGTCGCGGGCGCCGCTCCCCACGCCTCGCGACCACCTCGCGGTCGTCGCGCTCGAGAAGCGGCTCTACGCGATCGGCGGAAGGGTCGGCGGGAGCTACGCCCGCAACCTTGCTGATACCGAGGTCTACGATCCTGGAGCGGATCGCTGGGAGCCCCGGCGGCGCATGCCGACCGCGCGGTCGGGGATCGCGGGCGTCGCGCTCGGGAGCCGCCTCTTCGTCTTCGGGGGTGAAGACCCGGCAGGAACCTTCAGCCAGGCGGAGGCCTACGAGCCGGCTACCGATCGCTGGATCGCGCTCGCGCCGATGCCGACGGCTCGCCACGGCCTCGGGGCCGCGGTGGTCGGCGCGGTGATCTACGTGATCGGAGGCGGTCCGCGCCCCGGCGGGTCCTTCAGCGCCGTCAAC
- a CDS encoding DsbA family protein, whose amino-acid sequence MRLRRLKGELGDRLRIEWRAFPLRPLPDPTATFKGTYREEAWKRCRAFAAPDGIVYNLWARDDYPNWSLPALEAAKCVALQGDEAFERLHLRLYEAFFSQGRNIANPDEVAAVVSESGADLERFRTDLESGRARAAVLSDHEEAVTQGVRAIPTVVVNGARRIVGLVDFLEYRRVLGAPA is encoded by the coding sequence GTGCGCCTCCGACGCCTGAAGGGCGAGCTGGGGGACCGCCTTCGCATCGAGTGGAGGGCCTTCCCGTTGAGACCCCTGCCGGATCCGACCGCCACCTTCAAGGGGACATACCGCGAGGAGGCGTGGAAGCGCTGCCGCGCCTTCGCAGCACCGGACGGCATCGTCTATAACCTCTGGGCGCGGGACGACTACCCCAACTGGAGCCTCCCGGCCCTGGAGGCAGCCAAGTGCGTGGCATTACAGGGAGACGAGGCCTTCGAGCGGCTCCACCTGCGCCTCTACGAGGCCTTCTTCTCCCAGGGGCGGAACATCGCCAACCCCGATGAGGTCGCGGCGGTCGTCAGCGAGTCGGGGGCGGATCTGGAGCGCTTCCGGACCGATCTGGAGAGCGGCAGGGCCCGGGCGGCTGTGCTCAGCGACCACGAGGAGGCGGTGACCCAGGGGGTGCGTGCCATTCCCACCGTCGTCGTCAACGGGGCGAGGCGGATCGTGGGGCTCGTGGACTTCCTCGAGTACCGTCGCGTCCTCGGCGCCCCTGCCTGA
- a CDS encoding 5-formyltetrahydrofolate cyclo-ligase, whose amino-acid sequence MSKSELREHAWRLLELHRAARFPGAKGRIPNFVGAERAALALQTLPVWRRSRVIKVNPDAPQLPVRRMALREGKTVYMPVPKLAEEACFIELDPARLGRQLGEAASIKGAARYGRAVGVSQARTLDLIVCGSVAVNGDGARVGKGGGYSDLEFGLLRETGRVSDRTPIVTTVHPLQIVSAQVAMLPHDIPVDWIVTPEGAFRCGARYPRPRGIYWEYLTEEKIVSIPVLGSLCGRRG is encoded by the coding sequence ATGTCAAAGTCCGAGCTTCGTGAGCATGCCTGGCGGCTCCTCGAGCTACACCGGGCGGCTCGCTTCCCCGGGGCGAAGGGTCGGATCCCCAACTTCGTCGGCGCCGAACGAGCGGCCCTGGCGCTTCAGACCCTTCCGGTCTGGCGCCGGAGCCGGGTCATCAAGGTCAACCCGGATGCGCCGCAGCTCCCGGTCCGTCGGATGGCGCTGCGCGAGGGGAAGACGGTCTACATGCCGGTCCCAAAGCTCGCCGAGGAGGCCTGTTTCATCGAGCTGGACCCGGCACGACTCGGCCGGCAGTTGGGCGAGGCGGCGAGCATCAAAGGCGCGGCCCGCTACGGGCGGGCGGTAGGCGTGAGCCAGGCGCGAACGCTGGACCTGATCGTCTGTGGTTCGGTAGCCGTCAACGGTGATGGCGCGCGGGTGGGGAAGGGGGGAGGCTACTCGGACCTCGAGTTCGGCCTCCTCCGCGAGACGGGACGCGTGAGCGACCGCACCCCCATCGTCACGACCGTCCACCCGCTGCAGATCGTGTCAGCTCAGGTCGCGATGCTCCCCCACGACATTCCCGTCGACTGGATCGTGACGCCCGAGGGCGCGTTCCGGTGCGGCGCGCGCTACCCGAGGCCTCGCGGGATCTACTGGGAGTACCTGACGGAGGAGAAGATCGTCTCGATCCCGGTGTTGGGGAGCCTCTGTGGACGCCGCGGCTGA